One window of the Triticum dicoccoides isolate Atlit2015 ecotype Zavitan chromosome 3B, WEW_v2.0, whole genome shotgun sequence genome contains the following:
- the LOC119274534 gene encoding 17.9 kDa heat shock protein 2-like: MSLVRFFDTLAMDSWNPFGTIFGTTASSGTDAWLASDTTAFADTYIETRETADAYVFSARLPAGVTKEEVKVEVEEDGKVLVIAGERCLRREAKSEARHHIERSVATFFGRFHLPDDAALGQVRAAMDDGGAQLTVTVPRVGAAVAAVTMPEPAGAIEVVEASPC, from the coding sequence ATGTCGTTGGTGAGGTTCTTCGACACCCTGGCCATGGACTCGTGGAACCCCTTCGGCACCATCTTCGGCACCACGGCGTCCAGCGGCACCGACGCCTGGCTGGCCAGCGACACCACGGCGTTCGCCGACACCTACATCGAGACCCGGGAGACGGCGGACGCCTACGTCTTCAGCGCCAGGCTCCCCGCCGGTGTCACCAAGGAGGAGGtcaaggtggaggtggaggaggacggcaAGGTGCTGGTCATCGCCGGCGAGCGGTGCCTGCGGAGGGAGGCCAAGAGCGAGGCGCGCCACCACATCGAGCGCAGCGTCGCCACCTTCTTCGGCAGGTTCCACCTCCCCGACGACGCCGCCTTGGGCCAGGTCAGGGCCGCCATGGACGACGGGGGCGCGCAGCTCACCGTCACTGTGCCCAGGGTCggcgccgccgttgccgccgtgaCCATGCCCGAGCCTGCCGGGGCCATCGAGGTCGTCGAGGCCAGCCCGTGCTGA